In Molothrus aeneus isolate 106 chromosome 3, BPBGC_Maene_1.0, whole genome shotgun sequence, a single genomic region encodes these proteins:
- the CITED2 gene encoding cbp/p300-interacting transactivator 2 — protein sequence MADHMMAMNHGRFPDGSGGLHHHPAHRMGLGQFPTPHHHHQQQQPPQQHAFSALMGDHIHYGAGSMNASSGVRHAMGPGSVSGGHPAGSMPPPARFSGSQFMAPPVASPGGQLSASMQLQKLNNQYFSHHPYPHSHYMPDLHAGSHQLNGGSQQHFRDCNPKHGGGGGGSGLPPAVPHVPAAMLPPNVIDTDFIDEEVLMSLVIEMGLDRIKELPELWLGQNEFDFMTDFVCKQQPSRVSC from the coding sequence ATGGCAGACCACATGATGGCCATGAACCACGGGCGATTCCCCGACGGATCCGGCGGGCTCCACCACCACCCTGCGCATCGGATGGGCTTGGGGCAGTTTCCCACCCCccatcaccaccaccagcaACAGCAGCCGCCGCAGCAGCACGCCTTCAGCGCCCTGATGGGCGACCATATACATTACGGAGCTGGGAGTATGAACGCGAGCAGCGGGGTGAGGCACGCCATGGGGCCGGGCAGCGTGAGCGGAGGGCACCCGGCCGGCAGCatgccgccccccgcccgcttCAGCGGCTCCCAGTTCATGGCCCCCCCCGTCGCCAGCCCGGGAGGACAGCTGAGCGCCAGCATGCAGCTCCAGAAGCTGAACAACCAGTACTTCAGCCACCACCCCTACCCCCACAGCCACTACATGCCGGACTTGCACGCCGGTAGCCACCAGCTGAACGGCGGCAGCCAGCAGCATTTCAGGGACTGCAACCCCAAgcacggcggcggcggcggcggcagcggcttGCCGCCCGCCGTCCCCCACGTCCCCGCGGCAATGCTGCCGCCCAATGTCATAGACACGGACTTCATCGACGAGGAGGTCCTCATGTCCTTAGTCATCGAAATGGGGCTGGATCGCATCAAGGAGCTTCCCGAGCTGTGGTTGGGACAGAACGAGTTTGACTTCATGACAGACTTCGTTTGCaaacagcagcccagcagggtgAGCTGCTGa